One segment of Leuconostoc lactis DNA contains the following:
- a CDS encoding MetQ/NlpA family ABC transporter substrate-binding protein: protein MSQKKNWIIGGVAVAAIAVGAYFSFGGHSKETANKTVTIGVMAGDKNEDEIWQSVKETAKKKYGITLKTKKFTDYLQPNKALSAGEIDLNAFQNYPYLANWNKQYKTDIVAIGDTWTTPLRIYSDKYKQVSDIQDGDQITIANDPTNENRGLHLLADAGLIKLKDTTQATPKDIISNPKHLKITPVDGSQTAASLNDPKVGAAVVNTNYAKSANLNIDSAIFVESLNKNSEQYFNFIAANKKDKDKQILKDVVKSLQTEKTKELVKKYYGNAEITVWDYKK, encoded by the coding sequence ATGAGTCAAAAAAAGAATTGGATTATTGGCGGTGTTGCTGTTGCAGCCATTGCCGTAGGTGCTTACTTTAGTTTTGGTGGTCACAGCAAAGAAACGGCCAACAAGACGGTCACAATCGGTGTCATGGCTGGTGACAAGAACGAAGACGAAATTTGGCAATCGGTCAAGGAAACCGCCAAGAAGAAGTACGGCATCACTTTAAAGACCAAGAAGTTCACTGATTATCTCCAACCTAACAAGGCCTTGTCTGCTGGAGAAATTGACTTGAACGCTTTCCAAAACTACCCTTACTTGGCAAACTGGAATAAGCAATATAAAACAGATATTGTCGCAATTGGTGATACTTGGACGACACCATTACGTATTTATTCCGATAAGTACAAGCAAGTCAGTGACATCCAAGATGGTGACCAAATCACCATTGCTAACGATCCAACAAACGAAAACCGTGGTCTCCATTTGTTGGCTGATGCTGGTCTTATCAAGCTTAAAGATACAACCCAAGCCACACCAAAGGACATTATTTCAAATCCAAAGCATTTGAAGATCACCCCAGTTGATGGCTCACAAACAGCAGCATCCCTAAATGATCCTAAGGTTGGCGCTGCGGTCGTCAACACCAACTATGCCAAGTCGGCAAACTTGAATATTGATTCAGCAATTTTTGTTGAAAGTTTGAATAAGAACTCTGAGCAATACTTCAACTTTATCGCAGCCAACAAAAAGGACAAAGATAAGCAAATCCTAAAGGACGTGGTGAAGTCATTGCAAACTGAGAAAACCAAAGAATTAGTGAAAAAGTACTACGGTAATGCCGAAATTACCGTTTGGGATTACAAGAAGTAA
- a CDS encoding M20/M25/M40 family metallo-hydrolase, with product MTIRQDYLTLLEELVAIPSVSAQAASLPEAATTIANAFRQLGAKVTYDDTYFAPFVLAEFTSDQPDAKTLVIYNHYDVQPAEPLDLWTTAPYSLSSRDGKLYGRGVDDDKGNLTARLAAVAEYLKENDQTLPVNIIFIVEGAEETASQYLPEYLVKHANTIKADLVLWESGGKNADEIVEIYGGNKGIVTFELTANTADSDLHSSLSAVVDSAPIRLSQAIASLFDQQGNIAVPHFYDEVIAPNAREKALIGQLPLTREDLVAQHGLKVPLYTDRNGQDLKETLYFQPTLNVQGIISGYNDKGVKTVLPATATAKLEARLVPNMSPDITLQRIADHLTAQGFADITVTKTLGLAGYRSDMSDPEIQRVISVAKAYYQVDPVVMPTSPGTGPMATIYAALQAPIASLGVGYANNLDHAPNEHIRLVDYDQHIDAVKALIKSYQASQLKE from the coding sequence ATGACAATCCGACAAGACTACCTCACTTTACTTGAAGAACTTGTGGCCATTCCGAGTGTTTCCGCTCAGGCAGCGTCACTACCCGAAGCAGCCACAACGATTGCCAACGCTTTTCGCCAACTTGGCGCTAAAGTAACTTACGATGACACCTATTTTGCCCCGTTTGTGCTGGCTGAATTCACCAGTGACCAACCCGATGCCAAGACACTTGTGATTTATAACCACTATGATGTCCAACCCGCCGAACCACTTGACCTGTGGACGACTGCGCCATATAGCTTGTCATCACGTGATGGCAAGCTATATGGCCGCGGGGTTGACGACGATAAAGGCAATTTAACTGCACGCTTAGCGGCAGTTGCCGAGTATTTAAAAGAAAATGACCAAACCTTACCGGTTAATATCATCTTTATCGTCGAAGGCGCCGAAGAAACTGCCTCACAATACTTACCAGAATACTTGGTAAAACATGCCAACACCATCAAGGCTGATTTAGTGCTTTGGGAATCTGGTGGTAAAAATGCGGATGAGATTGTCGAAATTTATGGTGGTAATAAAGGGATTGTGACCTTTGAATTAACCGCTAACACAGCGGACAGTGACCTTCATTCATCATTGTCGGCTGTTGTTGACTCGGCCCCTATCCGCTTATCACAAGCCATTGCCTCATTATTTGACCAACAAGGCAATATTGCCGTACCGCATTTTTATGATGAAGTCATCGCACCAAACGCACGTGAAAAGGCTTTAATTGGCCAGTTACCTTTAACACGAGAAGATTTAGTGGCGCAACACGGCCTAAAAGTGCCACTTTATACAGATCGTAACGGCCAAGATTTAAAAGAAACCTTGTATTTCCAACCAACCCTTAATGTCCAAGGCATCATCTCAGGGTATAATGATAAAGGTGTCAAAACTGTCTTACCCGCGACCGCCACGGCTAAATTAGAAGCGCGCTTAGTTCCTAATATGTCACCTGACATTACGTTACAACGCATTGCTGATCATTTGACTGCACAAGGTTTTGCGGATATTACCGTTACCAAAACACTGGGGCTAGCTGGTTATCGCAGCGATATGTCTGACCCAGAAATTCAACGGGTCATCTCAGTGGCCAAAGCCTATTACCAAGTAGACCCCGTAGTCATGCCCACATCACCCGGCACTGGTCCAATGGCAACGATTTATGCAGCTTTGCAGGCCCCAATTGCCAGCCTTGGCGTTGGTTATGCCAATAACCTCGACCATGCGCCAAACGAGCATATTCGTTTGGTTGATTATGACCAACATATTGATGCCGTCAAAGCTTTAATTAAGAGTTATCAAGCATCTCAACTAAAGGAGTAA
- a CDS encoding methionine ABC transporter ATP-binding protein, which produces MSQPIIALDNITVAFHQKKRTITAVNNVSVHVERGDVYGIVGYSGAGKSTLVRVINLLQEPTSGSVVVNGEVFFQSDDKTGKITRISSQKLRDRRRKIGMIFQHFNLLNERTVTENVAFALQHSPLSEKEKAKKVAELLELVDLSDRAQQYPSQLSGGQKQRVAIARALANDPEILISDEATSALDPKTTNQILALLKKLNREFGLTIVLITHEMQAVKEIANKVAVMQNGEIIERGSLLDIFAQPKEQLTKEFIETATNIDKAIETVTAQPMVQNLQPNEIFVRLSYVGETTDEPLIAGLFRDFNVTANILYGNIEVLQDTPVGSLLVILSGTPEQIKASISTLADHHVEVEILKGGQ; this is translated from the coding sequence ATGAGTCAACCCATTATTGCATTAGACAATATTACTGTCGCTTTCCATCAAAAAAAACGGACCATTACTGCCGTGAACAACGTCTCTGTCCATGTTGAACGTGGGGACGTTTACGGCATTGTTGGTTATTCAGGTGCTGGTAAATCAACATTAGTACGCGTCATTAACCTCTTGCAAGAACCAACCAGTGGTTCTGTGGTCGTCAACGGCGAAGTTTTCTTTCAAAGTGATGATAAGACCGGCAAAATTACCCGCATTTCTAGCCAAAAGCTCCGTGATCGCCGACGCAAAATTGGGATGATTTTCCAACATTTCAACTTGCTAAACGAACGCACGGTAACAGAAAACGTGGCGTTTGCCTTACAACACAGTCCATTATCTGAAAAAGAAAAAGCCAAAAAAGTGGCTGAACTCCTTGAATTGGTTGACCTATCTGATCGCGCACAACAATATCCGTCACAACTTTCTGGTGGTCAAAAGCAACGTGTGGCCATCGCCCGCGCTTTGGCCAATGACCCTGAAATTTTAATTTCCGATGAAGCCACTTCGGCACTGGATCCCAAGACGACGAATCAAATTTTGGCCTTGCTCAAAAAGCTCAACCGAGAATTTGGTTTGACAATTGTGCTCATCACCCACGAAATGCAGGCCGTCAAAGAAATCGCCAATAAAGTCGCGGTCATGCAAAATGGTGAAATCATTGAACGTGGCTCACTGCTAGATATCTTTGCCCAACCAAAGGAACAATTAACCAAAGAGTTCATCGAAACCGCGACGAACATTGATAAGGCGATTGAAACAGTTACAGCTCAACCCATGGTCCAAAACTTACAACCCAACGAAATCTTTGTCCGCTTGTCTTATGTCGGTGAGACAACCGATGAACCACTTATCGCTGGGCTTTTCCGTGATTTCAATGTGACGGCCAATATTTTGTACGGTAACATTGAAGTCTTACAAGATACACCGGTTGGCTCACTACTCGTGATTCTATCAGGGACCCCTGAACAAATTAAAGCATCGATTTCAACCTTAGCTGATCATCACGTTGAAGTCGAAATCCTTAAAGGAGGGCAATAA
- a CDS encoding methionine ABC transporter permease, translated as MQTWFAQTFPNVVYQGWTGDTGWLTAINETLFMTFWSALFGGLLGLIFGVGLVITAPNGITPNRAGFWLLDKIVSIFRAVPFIILLAAIAPFTKLLVGTQIGTTAALVPLSLGVFPFYARQVQVALSEVDGGIVEAAQSVGASFWDIVFGVYLREGRSEIIRVSTVTLISLIGLTAMAGAIGAGGLGNMAISYGYNRFATDTTWFATILVLILVLIVQVVGDYLAKKLSHK; from the coding sequence ATGCAGACATGGTTCGCACAGACATTTCCAAATGTGGTTTATCAAGGCTGGACTGGTGATACTGGTTGGCTAACGGCCATTAATGAAACACTCTTTATGACATTTTGGTCCGCTCTTTTTGGCGGTTTGCTTGGCCTGATTTTTGGGGTTGGCTTGGTGATTACAGCACCTAATGGGATCACCCCAAATCGCGCCGGCTTTTGGCTCTTAGATAAAATCGTCTCAATCTTCCGTGCTGTCCCATTCATTATTTTACTAGCTGCCATTGCACCATTTACCAAGCTTTTGGTCGGCACACAAATTGGGACAACTGCGGCGCTTGTGCCTTTGTCACTCGGTGTCTTTCCTTTCTATGCCCGTCAAGTACAAGTCGCTTTATCAGAAGTCGACGGCGGTATTGTTGAAGCCGCACAATCTGTGGGCGCCTCATTTTGGGATATCGTCTTCGGTGTTTACTTGCGTGAAGGCCGTTCAGAAATCATTCGTGTCTCAACTGTCACACTCATTAGTTTAATTGGTTTGACAGCCATGGCTGGTGCCATTGGTGCTGGTGGTTTGGGTAACATGGCCATTTCTTATGGTTATAACCGTTTTGCCACAGATACGACCTGGTTTGCCACTATTCTTGTCTTAATTCTTGTCTTGATTGTACAAGTGGTGGGTGATTACCTCGCTAAAAAGTTAAGCCATAAGTAA
- a CDS encoding GntR family transcriptional regulator, whose protein sequence is MTKPATPRYIQIHNQIKARIEAGEWQSHKRLPAERELAAAFNVSRMTLRQAVQTLVDEGLLERKVGSGTYVAEQKVSERALGMTSFTELMAATGRVASTKTVSYRVTSPSASEMAHLQLAQTDEVIVMERLRMGDDEPILLERTTVPAKLVTNFSKHDLTESLYVTLGKAGVQPGRAEQTISASLANERLAELLQIKRGDAILTVRQVSFDQNDRPFEYVRSYYVGERFEFTLTR, encoded by the coding sequence ATGACAAAACCTGCGACACCACGTTACATCCAAATTCATAATCAAATTAAAGCGCGCATCGAGGCAGGGGAATGGCAGTCACATAAGCGACTACCAGCCGAACGTGAATTGGCGGCGGCTTTTAATGTGTCACGAATGACACTACGGCAAGCTGTACAAACACTCGTTGACGAAGGTTTATTGGAACGTAAAGTTGGGTCTGGGACGTATGTCGCAGAGCAAAAGGTTTCAGAGCGTGCCTTAGGCATGACCAGTTTTACGGAATTGATGGCTGCTACAGGACGCGTGGCAAGCACGAAAACTGTGAGTTATAGAGTCACGTCACCATCAGCCTCTGAAATGGCGCATTTGCAATTGGCGCAAACTGATGAGGTGATTGTGATGGAACGGTTGCGTATGGGGGATGATGAACCTATTTTGCTTGAACGGACGACAGTACCAGCAAAGTTGGTGACGAATTTTTCCAAGCATGACCTGACCGAATCGTTATATGTGACGTTGGGCAAGGCTGGCGTGCAACCTGGTCGCGCAGAACAAACGATTTCAGCCAGTCTGGCCAACGAACGCCTGGCAGAATTGTTACAAATTAAGCGTGGGGATGCGATTTTGACGGTACGTCAAGTCTCTTTTGACCAAAATGATCGACCGTTTGAATATGTCCGTTCGTATTATGTGGGCGAACGTTTTGAATTTACATTGACACGATAA
- the nagA gene encoding N-acetylglucosamine-6-phosphate deacetylase has protein sequence MVKLLKNIDLYTGYKHMPDAYIRFSDKILDVGYMADFVPDAEDTVIEEASGRLVVPGFIDVHKHGGYGFDTMDGDPEKLNEMVNLMVTEGITSLFPTTMTQSPENIERALVTIDQVAKTNPVIQGIHLEGPFINKVFMGAQPEEYIVDPDTELLKKWYALSGERIRLVTYAPENGGMPDFEAFMLAHNIRPSVGHSNATREQLTHSRATHVTHLYNAQRPLHHREPGVTGHAMLESSITAELIADGFHIAPDMLELAFRLKGPEQLELITDSMRAEGLGDGVSELGGQKVIVKDKQARLENGHLAGSVLAYDDAFRNIQQMTSADIQAAVQMSSVNQAREFGLTQKGELAIGKDADFNLFNKEDMQLLATYSLGRRFARKN, from the coding sequence ATGGTAAAATTATTGAAAAATATTGATCTTTACACAGGATACAAGCACATGCCAGATGCGTATATCCGTTTTTCTGATAAGATTTTAGATGTCGGTTATATGGCAGATTTTGTCCCTGATGCTGAAGATACAGTGATTGAGGAGGCCAGTGGCCGTTTAGTGGTGCCTGGCTTTATCGATGTGCATAAGCACGGTGGCTATGGTTTCGATACGATGGACGGGGATCCTGAAAAGCTTAATGAGATGGTTAACTTGATGGTGACCGAAGGGATTACGTCACTTTTTCCCACAACCATGACGCAATCCCCAGAAAATATTGAACGCGCCTTGGTGACGATTGACCAAGTGGCAAAAACAAACCCAGTTATTCAAGGCATTCATTTGGAAGGACCATTCATTAACAAGGTCTTTATGGGCGCGCAGCCAGAAGAATACATTGTTGATCCTGATACTGAATTGCTCAAAAAGTGGTATGCTTTATCTGGTGAACGGATTCGCTTAGTCACGTATGCGCCCGAAAACGGTGGCATGCCTGATTTTGAAGCCTTTATGTTGGCGCATAATATTCGCCCGTCAGTCGGGCACTCTAATGCGACACGTGAACAATTGACCCATTCACGCGCGACACACGTGACACATCTTTACAATGCGCAACGGCCACTCCACCATCGAGAACCTGGCGTGACGGGCCATGCGATGCTTGAATCATCAATCACGGCGGAATTAATCGCTGATGGTTTCCACATCGCCCCTGATATGCTAGAATTGGCCTTTCGTTTGAAAGGGCCTGAACAGTTAGAATTAATTACGGATTCCATGCGAGCTGAAGGCCTTGGTGACGGGGTTTCTGAACTTGGTGGTCAAAAAGTGATCGTGAAAGATAAGCAAGCCCGTCTTGAAAATGGGCATCTCGCGGGTTCAGTGTTAGCTTATGATGACGCATTCCGTAATATTCAACAGATGACATCTGCTGACATTCAAGCTGCTGTTCAAATGAGTTCAGTCAATCAAGCCCGTGAATTTGGGCTGACCCAAAAGGGCGAACTTGCGATTGGCAAGGATGCTGATTTCAATTTATTTAATAAGGAAGATATGCAATTATTGGCGACGTATTCATTGGGTCGTCGATTTGCACGGAAGAATTAA
- a CDS encoding phosphatidylglycerophosphatase A, with translation MAYATYENTVEKLKKHRITIRGIALIGYENQHRYQPDLTLAQVEEAVISILHKRVVQHQIWVALELDRLAEAHLLESPLQDLVEGDDTLFGVDETLGTAIAMSYDTIGVTNYGYIDKTKVGLVGELDRLGKTTPAVTTFADDIAGALAAAAASKIAHNYARNIVTN, from the coding sequence ATGGCATACGCAACTTATGAAAATACTGTCGAAAAACTCAAAAAGCATCGCATCACGATTCGCGGAATTGCGTTGATTGGGTATGAAAACCAACATCGCTATCAACCCGATTTGACATTAGCACAAGTTGAAGAAGCGGTGATTAGTATTTTACATAAGCGCGTCGTGCAACATCAAATTTGGGTGGCATTGGAATTGGATCGTTTGGCCGAAGCGCATTTGCTGGAATCACCTTTGCAAGATTTAGTTGAAGGGGACGATACACTTTTTGGCGTGGATGAAACGTTGGGAACAGCCATTGCGATGTCTTATGACACCATTGGTGTGACCAACTATGGCTACATTGATAAAACCAAAGTTGGGTTAGTAGGCGAATTGGATCGCTTGGGGAAAACAACGCCAGCCGTAACCACTTTTGCGGATGATATTGCTGGTGCCTTGGCAGCTGCTGCGGCTTCAAAAATTGCGCATAACTATGCGAGAAATATTGTGACGAATTAG
- a CDS encoding dihydrolipoyl dehydrogenase family protein, with the protein MTEYEFEVGVIGAGPAGLAAAYAARALGKNVVILEDYLWGGTCPNYGCDPKKILLAAVEGIHRQSALQNLGLRGLSTIDWSALMAHKQRYVDAVEPRKIRGLDAADITRFYGRAAFVNADTVTVGDTGDRIKALDWVIATGQRPKTLTFPGAELTQDSEAFLNLPVMPDDVTFIGAGYIGMEFANITQAAGAHTRIVTTGPTALRAFDQTLVRQLITDMQETGISWYFNATVQQIEKTPTDRLLVTLTDGTQFETGRVFVTAGRVANADQLQLENAGVVWDTTEIPVDDHLRTSNPHIYAIGDVGGSPVPKLVPTGNHEGRYVAQVIAGLNTAPITYPAIPVVVFGTQHIAQVGLSVEAGLAKGYRVTDIDMSQVMPFYRYNDTARVRTVLDDAGHIVGASVIAAEAEEVINYFVTAINERRTLAETQANLYAYPSLGSEFATFY; encoded by the coding sequence ATGACAGAATATGAATTTGAAGTTGGGGTCATTGGCGCCGGACCTGCTGGTCTTGCAGCGGCGTATGCTGCGCGCGCTTTAGGCAAAAATGTCGTCATTTTAGAAGATTATTTATGGGGTGGGACGTGCCCTAATTACGGCTGCGATCCAAAGAAAATCTTGCTGGCGGCTGTTGAAGGAATTCACCGGCAATCAGCACTGCAAAATCTTGGCTTGCGCGGCTTGTCAACGATTGATTGGTCAGCTTTGATGGCGCACAAACAGCGTTATGTCGACGCTGTTGAACCCCGTAAAATACGCGGACTTGATGCGGCAGACATTACCCGTTTTTATGGTCGGGCGGCTTTTGTGAACGCTGATACGGTTACAGTTGGTGACACAGGTGACCGAATTAAGGCGCTTGATTGGGTTATTGCTACCGGACAACGCCCAAAAACGTTAACGTTTCCTGGGGCAGAATTGACGCAAGATTCAGAAGCCTTTTTGAATTTGCCAGTGATGCCAGATGATGTCACGTTTATTGGCGCTGGGTATATCGGAATGGAGTTTGCCAATATTACACAGGCTGCTGGCGCTCACACACGAATTGTGACCACTGGACCGACAGCACTGCGGGCGTTTGATCAAACGTTAGTCCGTCAATTGATCACGGACATGCAGGAAACGGGTATTTCCTGGTATTTTAATGCGACTGTCCAACAAATCGAGAAAACACCGACTGATCGCTTACTAGTGACATTGACAGATGGGACACAATTTGAGACAGGTCGTGTTTTTGTAACGGCTGGTCGGGTGGCCAATGCCGATCAATTACAATTGGAAAATGCCGGTGTGGTCTGGGATACGACGGAAATTCCGGTTGATGATCATTTGCGTACGTCAAACCCACATATCTATGCCATTGGGGATGTCGGTGGCTCACCAGTCCCTAAGTTAGTGCCAACTGGGAACCATGAAGGTCGTTACGTGGCGCAAGTCATTGCGGGGTTGAATACCGCACCGATTACTTATCCGGCCATTCCAGTTGTGGTATTTGGCACCCAACATATTGCCCAAGTTGGGTTATCCGTTGAAGCAGGACTGGCAAAGGGTTATCGAGTAACTGATATTGATATGAGTCAGGTCATGCCATTTTATCGTTACAATGATACAGCGCGGGTACGGACTGTACTTGATGATGCCGGCCATATTGTTGGGGCGAGCGTAATTGCTGCTGAAGCTGAAGAAGTGATTAATTATTTTGTCACGGCTATTAATGAACGGCGAACGTTAGCCGAAACGCAAGCTAACTTATATGCCTATCCGTCATTGGGATCAGAATTTGCAACGTTTTATTAA
- a CDS encoding ECF transporter S component, which produces MQTISNSKRPHWALRDVLLLAFVAVFIGFIFWVLGPVYNVLSAALTPMGLAPFANDLLLGGWMMAAPLASVLIRQAGAGVLGEVFAAAVEMLLGGQWGVATLLSGLVQGVGSEAGFALLGYKDWHWRGIFASAITGTIVTFVWSLFRDGYASYHIGLLVALFLTRLVSLLFFGGVLVVAIQKLIEKAGVLRRD; this is translated from the coding sequence ATGCAAACGATTTCAAATTCTAAACGCCCACACTGGGCGTTACGCGATGTCCTACTGCTGGCTTTTGTCGCAGTCTTCATCGGTTTTATTTTCTGGGTGCTAGGGCCAGTTTATAATGTTTTGTCTGCTGCCCTCACACCAATGGGGTTGGCCCCCTTTGCTAACGATCTCTTGCTAGGGGGTTGGATGATGGCCGCACCTTTGGCTAGTGTGTTAATTCGCCAAGCTGGTGCGGGTGTACTGGGTGAAGTCTTTGCCGCAGCTGTTGAAATGTTGCTTGGCGGACAATGGGGCGTGGCAACCCTGCTCTCCGGTCTTGTTCAAGGTGTTGGTAGTGAAGCTGGTTTTGCGCTTCTCGGCTATAAAGATTGGCATTGGCGCGGTATTTTCGCTTCTGCTATTACCGGCACCATTGTGACCTTCGTTTGGTCACTCTTCCGTGACGGTTATGCCTCATACCATATTGGCCTACTTGTAGCCTTGTTCTTGACACGTCTTGTGTCACTCCTCTTCTTTGGTGGTGTCTTAGTCGTTGCCATCCAAAAACTGATTGAAAAAGCTGGTGTCTTACGTCGTGACTAA
- a CDS encoding ABC transporter ATP-binding protein: protein MTNLVVQQVNFAYADIPVLKDVSLTLQPGSLNLLVGPSGSGKSTLLKLLAGLYPTFSGGELTGTLTLDGHAVHDIVPFQRVAHIGYLFQNPTRQFVMKTPFEELRFSLENLQVAPEDITPRIEDALTRVGMRDFMWHDLMTLSGGEKQKVALAAVLAADSHLLLLDEPFANVDPTSRLQLIQLIKAYQQAGKTILIADHDWSGYADVIDDVFVMADGGLHTASADEKTTILSQLPTQPTVHTTQPDAVIGDLVLDQVTLTSGDRLLLSETSLAIPKAKRTLITGPNGVGKSTLLSALVKLYPYGGHILYQNQPLAKRRIAQHVRDVALVFQNAEQQFIAMTMAEELAQAQQISRFPEIWTADLLNDILVQLNLSHVREHIVYQLSGGQQKKLQVLLMLMTGTPVLLFDEPLAGLDSASQTQLLAVIADMTTKQNQTVVMISHQLHAVTDWFDYHLQFEDQQLTFRGDAS, encoded by the coding sequence GTGACTAATCTCGTTGTCCAACAAGTTAATTTTGCCTACGCTGATATACCGGTTCTTAAGGATGTGTCGTTAACGTTACAACCTGGTAGCTTGAATTTACTTGTCGGCCCAAGTGGTAGTGGTAAATCAACCCTGCTTAAACTCCTGGCCGGTCTTTATCCAACCTTTAGTGGTGGTGAATTGACGGGCACATTGACTTTAGATGGCCATGCTGTACATGATATTGTGCCTTTTCAGCGGGTAGCACATATTGGTTATCTCTTCCAAAATCCCACCCGCCAATTTGTCATGAAGACACCGTTTGAAGAACTGCGTTTTAGCCTAGAAAATCTCCAGGTTGCACCTGAAGACATCACGCCACGCATCGAAGATGCCCTGACCCGCGTGGGCATGCGTGATTTCATGTGGCATGACTTGATGACCTTGTCCGGTGGTGAAAAGCAAAAAGTGGCATTGGCCGCAGTCCTCGCAGCAGACAGTCACCTCTTACTCCTTGATGAGCCGTTTGCTAACGTGGATCCCACATCTCGATTGCAATTAATTCAGTTGATCAAAGCCTATCAACAAGCAGGCAAAACGATTTTAATTGCGGATCATGATTGGAGCGGTTACGCTGACGTTATCGATGATGTTTTCGTCATGGCTGATGGGGGATTGCACACCGCATCAGCTGACGAAAAAACAACGATTTTGTCCCAATTGCCCACCCAACCCACCGTTCACACCACCCAACCAGACGCTGTGATTGGTGACTTGGTGTTAGATCAAGTCACCCTCACCAGTGGTGATCGTCTCTTACTTTCTGAAACGTCACTCGCGATTCCCAAGGCCAAACGCACACTGATTACTGGACCAAATGGTGTTGGTAAGTCAACATTATTGTCGGCTTTGGTGAAACTTTACCCTTACGGTGGTCATATTTTGTACCAAAACCAACCACTCGCTAAACGTCGCATTGCACAACACGTTCGCGATGTTGCCCTTGTCTTCCAAAATGCCGAGCAGCAGTTTATCGCGATGACGATGGCAGAAGAATTGGCACAAGCACAGCAAATAAGTCGTTTTCCAGAAATTTGGACAGCCGATTTACTCAATGATATCTTGGTACAACTTAATTTGAGTCATGTGCGTGAACACATCGTTTACCAATTATCTGGTGGGCAACAAAAAAAGCTGCAAGTATTGCTCATGCTCATGACTGGCACACCGGTTTTGTTATTTGATGAACCCTTGGCTGGCCTAGACAGTGCGTCACAGACACAACTATTAGCTGTCATCGCTGACATGACCACCAAACAAAACCAAACCGTGGTGATGATTAGCCACCAATTACACGCGGTGACGGATTGGTTTGATTACCACTTGCAGTTTGAAGACCAGCAACTAACTTTTCGAGGTGACGCATCATGA
- a CDS encoding energy-coupling factor transporter transmembrane component T family protein: MNPLIKFGVIMVIALELTFIKSVTVNLIVIGVSALLYLILHLRWRQWLWLCLLPALPGLGSWFSLMYFGTGDHVHMAWVMLSRVYAYLWLGGLFTLKLNDERDLFLATLEQRAHLSPTFVYALVGVLNFMPAVNQQIKTIRVAAQMRGMTLHVWDPQLYFKAILSAIRWSQSLAEGMVSHGFTEGAQRTHLETVTINRRDWLIALLILIIFQLLLLPRWY; the protein is encoded by the coding sequence ATGAATCCACTGATAAAATTTGGCGTGATTATGGTCATCGCCTTGGAATTAACTTTCATTAAAAGCGTGACGGTTAATCTCATCGTCATCGGTGTGAGTGCCTTGTTATACCTGATTTTGCATTTACGTTGGCGACAATGGTTATGGCTGTGCTTACTACCTGCCCTGCCAGGCCTTGGCTCTTGGTTCTCTCTGATGTACTTTGGTACCGGTGATCACGTCCACATGGCTTGGGTGATGCTATCACGTGTGTACGCTTATCTCTGGCTTGGCGGTTTGTTCACGCTAAAGCTCAATGATGAACGCGATCTTTTCTTAGCCACCCTTGAGCAACGTGCGCACTTGAGCCCCACCTTTGTTTATGCCTTAGTTGGTGTGTTAAATTTTATGCCGGCGGTGAATCAACAAATTAAAACGATTCGTGTGGCCGCCCAAATGCGGGGCATGACATTGCACGTTTGGGATCCTCAACTGTATTTTAAAGCCATTTTATCTGCCATTCGTTGGTCACAGAGTTTGGCTGAGGGGATGGTCAGTCACGGTTTTACTGAAGGCGCGCAACGTACCCATCTTGAGACCGTCACGATTAACCGACGTGATTGGCTCATTGCTTTACTGATTCTGATCATTTTCCAACTACTGTTGTTACCCCGTTGGTATTAA